A region of Pseudomonas putida DNA encodes the following proteins:
- a CDS encoding UvrD-helicase domain-containing protein yields MVAKLAILGRHWRSRTQGICVLSHTNAAREEIESRLGATEIGQRLLRYPHFIDTIHGFVMRFLASPWLRSNGHPLTVVDDEATGRARGRALGKDRWGVEYFLDQKEKTLADLRLPSVDFSTPLQGKHYICSPDAPTHGKLCRAMGAAASEGYFCYDEVFTLGQAMIEQEPNVAQSLQARFPCVLIDEMQDTDLEQNRLLNHVFPRDAANTVVIRVGDPNQQIFEGDGESDGAFPHGGTIEISTSFRFNQAIATLANSFAVAPITGGLVGRARTGEDCPNTLFVFPDDDTSGVLGAFAELVSRHVPITQRKDGVHALGAVHRLRKYKDNQFPKALEHYWSAYRSDANGSTYAPKTFIDGVRRARAHLAISGHAHESVEMIARCLLHLAERAGLRKPVQIRTRLHRYIERSLAANAKLLKAYQRGIYLYLFYPHPLREKRWVETHVGLLKRLIQELHPGEEVSMTTDVEAYLAWAEPGDTVEVESQVPRKTINTYRWEAGGHEPVDVQLASMHSVKGKTHSATLILETFSGQHFLEMMLPWLEGKPLVKKEHQVTYRKNRMLMYVGMTRPTHLLCLAIRSSALGEGEARVERRAALQAQGWVINELDARAAS; encoded by the coding sequence GTGGTTGCCAAGCTGGCCATTCTTGGTCGTCATTGGCGTAGTCGAACGCAGGGGATCTGCGTGCTATCGCACACCAATGCAGCGCGTGAGGAAATTGAGAGCCGGCTGGGCGCCACAGAGATTGGCCAGAGGCTGCTGCGCTACCCACATTTCATCGATACCATCCACGGTTTTGTCATGCGGTTTCTTGCGTCGCCCTGGCTGCGCTCGAATGGCCACCCGCTGACGGTGGTGGATGACGAGGCAACCGGGCGAGCAAGGGGAAGGGCGCTGGGAAAAGATCGTTGGGGTGTAGAGTACTTTCTCGATCAAAAAGAAAAGACGCTCGCTGATCTTCGACTGCCCTCGGTCGATTTTTCTACCCCTCTTCAAGGTAAGCATTACATTTGCTCGCCAGATGCACCTACTCATGGAAAGTTATGCAGAGCCATGGGCGCTGCCGCTTCGGAAGGCTACTTCTGCTATGACGAGGTTTTCACGCTTGGCCAGGCCATGATTGAGCAAGAACCGAATGTTGCTCAATCGCTGCAAGCCCGGTTCCCCTGTGTACTCATCGACGAAATGCAAGACACGGACTTGGAGCAGAATCGCCTTTTGAACCACGTATTTCCGCGCGATGCAGCGAATACAGTGGTGATCAGGGTGGGCGATCCCAATCAGCAGATATTCGAGGGTGACGGAGAGTCTGATGGGGCATTCCCGCATGGCGGGACAATCGAGATCTCCACAAGCTTTCGATTCAACCAGGCCATTGCCACGCTGGCAAACAGCTTTGCAGTCGCTCCCATTACGGGCGGATTGGTCGGTCGGGCCAGAACGGGTGAAGACTGTCCCAACACCCTTTTTGTCTTTCCAGACGACGATACGAGCGGTGTGCTTGGCGCATTTGCAGAGCTTGTGTCACGGCATGTACCCATCACCCAGCGCAAGGATGGGGTGCATGCGCTCGGTGCTGTTCACCGACTGAGGAAGTACAAGGACAACCAATTCCCGAAGGCCCTGGAGCACTATTGGAGCGCCTACCGCTCAGACGCTAATGGCTCGACGTATGCGCCCAAGACATTCATTGACGGTGTTCGCAGGGCCAGAGCCCACCTGGCGATCAGCGGTCACGCGCACGAAAGCGTTGAGATGATCGCGAGGTGCCTGCTCCATCTCGCTGAGCGTGCTGGGTTGAGGAAGCCAGTCCAGATCAGAACAAGGCTACACCGCTACATCGAGCGAAGCTTGGCAGCTAACGCGAAGCTTCTCAAAGCCTACCAGCGAGGTATCTACCTCTACTTGTTCTATCCGCATCCACTACGAGAGAAGCGGTGGGTTGAGACCCACGTTGGGCTCCTCAAGCGGCTGATCCAGGAGCTGCATCCTGGGGAGGAGGTTTCAATGACTACCGATGTGGAAGCCTATCTGGCGTGGGCAGAACCAGGCGATACGGTCGAGGTCGAGTCGCAGGTGCCCCGCAAAACCATTAACACATACCGATGGGAGGCCGGGGGGCACGAGCCTGTCGACGTTCAGCTGGCGTCCATGCACTCCGTCAAAGGGAAGACGCATTCGGCGACGCTGATCTTGGAAACGTTCAGTGGACAGCACTTTCTGGAAATGATGTTGCCCTGGCTTGAAGGAAAGCCCTTGGTTAAGAAAGAACATCAGGTGACTTACCGGAAAAACAGGATGCTCATGTATGTCGGCATGACTCGGCCTACGCATCTGCTTTGTCTGGCGATTCGAAGCAGCGCGCTGGGTGAGGGGGAGGCGAGAGTTGAGCGAAGGGCGGCCCTGCAGGCACAGGGCTGGGTGATCAATGAGTTGGATGCGAGAGCGGCAAGCTGA
- a CDS encoding ATP-dependent nuclease, with the protein MYLSALSIRNFRQFGDLTPGFTIHFNEGVTALVGENDAGKTAVIDAIRHVLQTRDSDFLRLELEDFHVGSDGEPATDITMVCTLAGLTTLELGAFAEYVTFSRGEGLLHVHWSARRLAMPTASRRWVDIQVRCGERGEGPALDVGARQLLATAYLKPLRDAEREMSPGRNSRLSQVLSSFPGIDAGESYVDIAPPASAAEATGLSIAGMGDYMRELVRGHQAIKVAQATINDRYLEPLSLAGQPLHSHLGFGDTGSETTKLKQILERLELGLLDKGSGNARGSYGLGSNNLLFMACELLLLGKEPDGLPLLLIEEPEAHLHPQRQLRLMEFLERASQPRPKQQNQTQQQDQTQQQDQTQQQDQTQQPDQAQAEPAHTRPVQVILTTHSPNLSSKIALENLVLIHGQRAFSMAQGRTRLSADDYRFLSRFLDVTKASLFFAKGLLIVEGDAEAILLPALARLLGCDLTEHGVSIVNVGGVGLRRYAHIMQRADATEGIIQIPTACITDMDVMPDCAPAIMGLDPHKLNAKGKPARRQWRMLSDFGATEIEREPKLAAHRQKRTRGDGQNVKTFVADHWTLEYDLAVEGLMDWVHRAATLALHDVKMNEKKLTRQKVLERATKALAALKSQYLTNEERATEVYRQVDSGSKSITAQHLVDLLQSAFDEGELDRASLRAALPAYVVEAIEYATRGRIMPSAPEQPATNTAETPLEALEAGELA; encoded by the coding sequence ATGTACCTTTCAGCGCTGTCGATCCGTAATTTCCGCCAGTTTGGCGATCTGACTCCGGGTTTCACCATCCACTTCAACGAGGGCGTCACTGCGCTTGTAGGCGAGAATGATGCCGGAAAGACTGCGGTGATCGACGCCATCCGGCATGTCCTGCAAACCCGGGATTCAGACTTCCTGCGACTAGAGCTCGAGGACTTCCATGTCGGGAGTGACGGCGAGCCTGCGACCGACATTACTATGGTTTGCACGCTGGCAGGGCTGACCACACTGGAACTTGGAGCCTTCGCCGAATACGTCACGTTTTCACGCGGGGAGGGGCTGCTTCATGTGCACTGGTCGGCGCGTCGACTCGCGATGCCGACAGCGTCGCGTCGCTGGGTGGACATCCAGGTTCGCTGTGGTGAGCGGGGAGAAGGGCCTGCCTTGGACGTCGGCGCGCGCCAGTTGCTGGCAACCGCATACCTGAAGCCATTGCGAGATGCCGAACGGGAGATGTCACCGGGTCGCAACTCGCGCTTGTCCCAAGTCCTGTCGAGCTTCCCGGGTATAGACGCCGGTGAGTCCTATGTCGATATCGCTCCACCGGCGTCGGCAGCTGAAGCCACTGGCCTGAGCATTGCGGGCATGGGTGATTACATGCGCGAGCTGGTCAGAGGACATCAAGCCATCAAGGTTGCCCAGGCGACAATCAACGACCGATATCTGGAGCCTCTCTCTTTAGCAGGACAGCCGCTTCATAGCCATCTTGGCTTCGGCGATACCGGCAGTGAAACCACAAAGCTCAAGCAGATCCTTGAGCGCCTGGAGTTGGGTTTGCTGGACAAGGGATCGGGGAATGCGAGGGGGAGCTATGGTCTGGGCTCGAATAACCTGCTGTTCATGGCCTGCGAGCTCTTACTGCTCGGCAAGGAACCGGATGGGCTGCCGCTGCTGCTGATCGAGGAGCCGGAGGCGCATCTTCACCCGCAGCGCCAACTTAGACTGATGGAGTTCCTCGAGCGCGCATCGCAGCCTCGCCCCAAACAGCAAAATCAAACCCAACAGCAAGATCAAACCCAGCAGCAAGATCAAACACAACAGCAAGATCAAACACAACAGCCAGATCAAGCCCAAGCGGAACCAGCGCATACACGTCCCGTGCAGGTGATCCTCACCACACACAGTCCCAACCTGAGCTCTAAGATTGCCTTGGAGAATCTGGTGCTCATTCATGGCCAGCGTGCCTTCTCCATGGCACAGGGGCGAACGAGGCTGTCCGCTGACGACTATCGCTTCCTGAGTCGTTTTCTGGATGTCACCAAGGCCAGCCTGTTCTTTGCGAAAGGGCTGCTCATCGTTGAAGGGGATGCAGAGGCGATCCTGCTGCCGGCACTGGCCAGGCTGCTTGGGTGTGACTTGACCGAGCATGGTGTGTCAATCGTCAATGTGGGTGGCGTTGGCTTACGCCGTTACGCACACATCATGCAGCGAGCTGATGCGACAGAGGGAATAATCCAGATCCCAACGGCCTGCATCACCGACATGGATGTGATGCCGGATTGCGCGCCGGCCATCATGGGGCTGGATCCGCACAAGCTCAACGCCAAGGGTAAACCGGCGCGTCGTCAATGGCGGATGCTCAGTGACTTTGGCGCTACCGAGATTGAGCGCGAACCGAAGCTTGCGGCTCATCGTCAGAAACGGACACGTGGCGATGGCCAAAACGTGAAGACCTTCGTGGCCGATCATTGGACGCTCGAGTATGACCTGGCTGTCGAAGGGCTTATGGACTGGGTACACCGTGCCGCCACGTTGGCCTTACATGATGTAAAAATGAACGAAAAAAAGCTGACGCGACAGAAAGTCCTCGAGAGGGCGACGAAGGCGCTGGCGGCACTTAAGTCTCAGTATCTCACCAATGAAGAGCGTGCCACCGAGGTTTACCGGCAGGTTGATTCGGGCTCCAAGTCGATTACTGCACAGCATCTGGTCGACCTGCTGCAGTCGGCATTTGATGAAGGTGAACTCGACCGGGCAAGCTTGCGTGCAGCGTTACCGGCCTACGTGGTTGAAGCGATCGAATACGCCACAAGAGGCCGGATCATGCCTTCGGCGCCGGAGCAGCCGGCCACAAACACCGCGGAGACGCCGCTAGAGGCGCTTGAAGCAGGGGAGTTGGCGTAA